In Neisseria dentiae, one DNA window encodes the following:
- the hemN gene encoding oxygen-independent coproporphyrinogen III oxidase, translated as MKIIKIHNNTEPEFDRGLIASLPSNGPRYTSYPTADRFHSGFGETDYLESLNMRHAGALNKPLSLYIHIPFCNTICYYCGCNKIITKDKTRADAYLEYLEKEMALLAPHLDGRHQLAQLHFGGGTPTFLSDGQLERVFAMIRRYFDLIPGGEYSIEIDPRKVSRETVLHLGRLGFNRMSVGIQDFDPKVQEAVNRVQTVEETREVIETAREAGFKSVSVDLIYGLPHQSLESIKPTLETVLSLDPDRLALYHYAHLPHIFKPQRRIDTAAVPGSEEKLDILQYAVQTLTARGYVFIGMDHFAKPDDELSLALKEGWLQRNFQGYSTYADCDLIALGVSSIGKIANVYVQNERDIDAYYAAIDAGRLPVMRGYRLNQDDLLRRNIIQDLMCRFALDFRVYESVFGISFAHYFQTELADLRQLAGLGLLVLKPHGLQVTPKGRFLIRNIAMVFDYHLRHKETTAQYSKTV; from the coding sequence ATGAAAATCATAAAGATACACAACAACACTGAGCCTGAATTCGACCGCGGGCTGATTGCTTCTCTACCTTCCAACGGCCCCCGCTACACTTCTTACCCGACCGCCGACCGCTTCCACAGCGGTTTTGGCGAAACCGACTATTTGGAATCACTCAATATGCGTCACGCAGGGGCTTTAAACAAACCCTTGTCGCTTTATATCCATATTCCTTTCTGCAATACCATCTGCTATTACTGCGGCTGCAACAAAATCATCACGAAAGACAAAACCCGCGCCGATGCCTACCTCGAATACCTCGAAAAAGAAATGGCGCTGCTCGCCCCACATCTGGACGGCCGCCATCAGTTGGCGCAGCTGCATTTCGGCGGCGGCACACCCACGTTTTTGAGCGACGGGCAGCTTGAGCGCGTTTTTGCGATGATACGGCGCTATTTCGATTTGATTCCCGGCGGCGAATATTCGATAGAAATCGACCCGCGCAAGGTCAGCCGCGAAACCGTGCTGCATTTGGGCAGGCTGGGCTTCAACCGCATGAGCGTGGGCATTCAGGACTTCGACCCGAAAGTGCAGGAAGCAGTCAACCGCGTGCAAACTGTTGAAGAAACGCGCGAAGTGATTGAGACCGCACGCGAAGCGGGGTTCAAATCGGTGAGCGTGGATCTGATTTACGGCCTGCCGCACCAATCGCTCGAAAGCATCAAACCCACCCTCGAAACCGTGCTTTCGCTCGACCCCGACCGCCTGGCGCTTTACCACTACGCCCATCTGCCGCATATTTTCAAACCGCAGCGCCGCATCGACACCGCCGCCGTTCCCGGCAGCGAAGAAAAACTCGATATTCTGCAATACGCCGTGCAAACGCTCACCGCCCGCGGCTATGTATTTATCGGCATGGATCATTTCGCCAAACCCGACGACGAACTCTCGCTGGCGTTGAAAGAAGGCTGGCTGCAACGAAATTTCCAAGGCTATTCCACTTATGCCGACTGTGATCTGATTGCCTTGGGCGTGTCGTCTATCGGCAAAATCGCCAATGTCTATGTTCAGAACGAGCGCGACATCGATGCCTACTACGCCGCCATCGACGCCGGCCGCCTGCCCGTGATGCGCGGCTACCGCCTCAACCAGGACGACCTGCTGCGGCGCAACATTATCCAAGACCTGATGTGCCGTTTCGCATTGGATTTCCGGGTGTATGAAAGCGTGTTCGGCATCTCGTTCGCACACTATTTCCAAACCGAGCTGGCGGATTTGCGGCAACTGGCCGGCCTCGGCCTGCTGGTGCTCAAACCGCACGGCTTGCAGGTTACGCCGAAAGGGCGGTTTTTAATCCGCAATATCGCCATGGTGTTCGACTACCACCTGCGCCACAAAGAAACCACGGCCCAATATTCCAAAACGGTTTAG
- the miaB gene encoding tRNA (N6-isopentenyl adenosine(37)-C2)-methylthiotransferase MiaB — protein MKKVFIRTFGCQMNEYDSEKMLSVLAEGDDLVQVSEAEEADIILFNTCSVREKAQEKVFSDLGRIKPLKAKNPNLIIGVGGCVASQEGEAIVKRAPYVDVVFGPQTLHRLPKMIMDKETTGLSQVDISFPEIEKFDHLPPARVEGGSAFVSIMEGCSKYCSFCVVPYTRGEEFSRPLNDVLTEIANLAQQGVKEINLLGQNVNAYRGEMDNGEICDFATLLRIVHEIPGIERMRFTTSHPREFSDAIIECYRDLPKLVSHLHLPIQSGSDRVLSAMKRGYTALEYKSIIRKLRAIRPDLCLSSDFIVGFPGETEREFEQTLKLVKDIAFDLSFVFIYSPRPGTPAANLPDDTPHEEKVRRLEALNEVIEAETARINQTMLGTVQRCLVEGISKKDPDQLQARTANNRVVNFTGSADLINQMVELEITEAYTFSLRGELV, from the coding sequence ATGAAAAAAGTATTTATCCGCACCTTCGGCTGTCAGATGAACGAATACGACAGCGAAAAAATGCTTTCCGTGCTCGCGGAAGGCGATGATTTGGTGCAAGTGAGCGAGGCCGAAGAGGCCGACATCATTCTGTTCAACACCTGCTCCGTGCGCGAAAAAGCGCAGGAAAAAGTGTTTTCGGATTTGGGCCGCATCAAGCCCCTGAAAGCCAAAAACCCCAATCTGATTATCGGCGTGGGCGGCTGCGTGGCCTCGCAGGAAGGCGAAGCCATCGTGAAACGCGCGCCCTATGTGGACGTGGTGTTCGGCCCGCAAACCCTGCACCGCCTGCCGAAAATGATTATGGACAAAGAAACCACCGGCCTCTCGCAGGTGGATATTTCCTTTCCCGAAATCGAAAAATTCGACCACCTGCCGCCCGCGCGCGTGGAAGGCGGCTCGGCGTTCGTGTCGATTATGGAAGGCTGTTCCAAATATTGCAGCTTCTGCGTGGTGCCCTACACCCGCGGCGAAGAGTTTTCGCGCCCCTTAAACGACGTGCTCACCGAAATCGCCAACCTTGCCCAGCAGGGCGTGAAAGAAATCAACCTGTTGGGGCAAAACGTGAACGCCTACCGCGGCGAAATGGACAACGGCGAAATCTGCGACTTCGCCACCCTGTTGCGCATCGTGCACGAAATTCCCGGCATCGAGCGTATGCGTTTCACCACCAGCCACCCGCGCGAATTTTCCGATGCCATCATCGAATGCTACCGCGACCTGCCCAAGCTGGTTTCGCACCTGCACCTGCCGATTCAGAGCGGCTCCGACCGCGTGCTCTCGGCGATGAAACGCGGCTATACCGCGCTGGAATACAAATCCATCATCCGCAAACTGCGCGCCATCCGCCCCGATTTGTGTTTGAGTTCCGACTTTATCGTCGGCTTTCCCGGCGAAACCGAGCGCGAGTTCGAGCAAACCTTGAAGCTCGTGAAAGACATCGCCTTCGATTTGAGCTTCGTATTCATTTACAGCCCGCGCCCCGGCACACCGGCGGCCAACCTGCCCGACGACACGCCGCACGAAGAAAAAGTGCGCCGTTTGGAAGCCTTGAACGAAGTGATCGAAGCCGAAACCGCCCGCATCAACCAAACCATGCTCGGCACGGTGCAGCGCTGCCTGGTGGAGGGCATCTCGAAAAAAGACCCCGACCAGTTGCAGGCGCGCACCGCCAACAACCGCGTGGTAAATTTCACCGGCTCCGCCGATCTGATCAACCAAATGGTCGAGCTGGAAATCACGGAAGCCTACACGTTTTCGCTGCGCGGCGAATTGGTTTGA
- the fnr gene encoding fumarate/nitrate reduction transcriptional regulator Fnr yields the protein MPAHTAQHQMKTLCSTCSLRELCLPVGLMPTEFAQLDAVIRQSRRLKKGEYLFRAGEPFTSLFAIRTGFFKTTIASQDGRDQVTGFFMSGELIGMDGICTHTHSCDAVALEDSEVCELPFSHMEELGKNIPSLQTHFFRLMSREIVRDQGVMLLLGNMRAEERLAAFLLNLSNRLYARGFAANDFILRMSREEIGSYLGLKLETVSRTLSKFHHEGLILVEHKHIKILEPQALKKMVSGCEHAV from the coding sequence ATGCCCGCACACACTGCCCAACATCAGATGAAAACGCTGTGTTCAACGTGTTCCTTACGCGAACTGTGCCTGCCCGTTGGGCTGATGCCGACCGAGTTCGCCCAACTGGATGCCGTTATCCGCCAAAGCCGGCGTTTGAAAAAAGGCGAATATCTCTTTCGTGCGGGCGAGCCGTTTACCTCACTGTTTGCCATCCGCACGGGTTTCTTCAAAACCACCATCGCCAGCCAGGACGGGCGCGACCAAGTAACCGGCTTTTTCATGTCGGGCGAACTGATCGGCATGGACGGCATCTGCACACACACCCACAGTTGCGATGCCGTGGCCTTGGAAGACAGCGAAGTGTGCGAGCTGCCGTTTTCGCATATGGAAGAGTTGGGAAAGAATATTCCCAGCCTGCAAACCCACTTTTTCCGCCTGATGAGCCGCGAAATCGTGCGCGACCAAGGCGTGATGCTGCTGTTGGGCAATATGCGCGCCGAAGAGCGGTTGGCGGCTTTTCTGCTCAACTTGTCCAACCGCCTGTATGCCCGCGGTTTTGCCGCCAATGATTTTATTTTGCGGATGTCGCGCGAAGAAATCGGCAGCTATCTGGGGTTGAAACTGGAAACCGTCAGCCGAACCTTGTCGAAATTCCATCACGAAGGGCTGATTTTGGTCGAACACAAACACATCAAAATTTTAGAGCCGCAGGCTTTGAAGAAAATGGTTTCCGGCTGCGAACACGCCGTATAA
- the metK gene encoding methionine adenosyltransferase: protein MSEYVFTSESVSEGHPDKVADQISDAVLDAILAQDPKGRVAAETLVATDLCVLAGEITTTAKVDYEQIARETIARIGYNNPEWGFSADSCKLVLNYGQQSPDIAQGVNEGEGVDLNQGAGDQGLMFGYACDETPVLMPFAIYYSHRLMQRQSEVRKSGLLPWLRPDAKAQLTCVYDSETGKVKRIDTVVLSTQHDPDISREDLIAAVKEHIIFPVLPKEMLTEETKYLINPTGNFVIGGPQGDCGLTGRKIIVDTYGGAAPHGGGAFSGKDPTKVDRSAAYACRYVAKNIVAAGLARQCQIQVSYAIGIAEPTSIAIDTFGTGELNEAELIKLVREHFDLRPKGIIQMLDLLRPIYGKSAAYGHFGREEPEFTWERTDKAAALRAAAGL, encoded by the coding sequence ATGAGCGAATATGTGTTTACTTCTGAATCCGTGTCAGAAGGCCACCCCGATAAAGTTGCCGACCAGATTTCCGATGCCGTTTTAGACGCCATTCTGGCGCAAGACCCTAAAGGCCGCGTGGCCGCCGAAACCCTGGTTGCCACCGATTTGTGCGTGCTGGCCGGCGAAATCACCACCACCGCAAAAGTCGATTACGAACAGATTGCCCGCGAAACCATCGCCCGCATCGGCTACAACAACCCCGAATGGGGCTTTTCGGCCGATTCCTGCAAACTGGTTTTGAACTACGGCCAGCAGTCGCCCGACATCGCCCAAGGCGTGAACGAGGGCGAAGGCGTAGATTTGAATCAGGGCGCGGGCGACCAGGGCCTGATGTTCGGCTACGCCTGCGACGAAACCCCCGTGCTGATGCCGTTTGCCATCTACTACAGCCACCGCCTGATGCAGCGCCAGAGCGAAGTGCGCAAAAGCGGCCTCCTGCCATGGCTGCGCCCCGATGCCAAAGCCCAGCTAACCTGCGTTTACGACAGCGAAACCGGCAAAGTGAAACGCATCGACACCGTAGTGCTCTCCACCCAGCACGATCCCGACATCAGCCGCGAAGATTTGATTGCCGCCGTGAAAGAACACATCATCTTCCCCGTGCTGCCCAAAGAAATGCTCACCGAAGAAACCAAATACCTGATCAACCCCACCGGCAACTTCGTTATCGGCGGCCCGCAGGGCGACTGCGGCCTGACCGGCCGTAAAATCATCGTCGACACCTACGGCGGCGCGGCCCCGCACGGCGGCGGCGCGTTTTCAGGCAAAGACCCCACCAAAGTCGACCGTTCCGCTGCCTACGCCTGCCGCTACGTTGCCAAAAACATCGTGGCCGCGGGCTTGGCGCGCCAATGCCAGATTCAGGTTTCCTACGCCATCGGCATCGCCGAGCCGACCTCCATCGCCATCGACACCTTCGGCACCGGCGAATTGAACGAAGCCGAACTGATCAAGCTCGTGCGCGAACACTTCGACCTGCGCCCAAAAGGCATCATCCAAATGCTCGACCTGTTGCGCCCGATTTACGGCAAATCCGCCGCCTACGGCCACTTCGGCCGCGAAGAGCCGGAATTCACCTGGGAGCGCACCGACAAAGCCGCCGCGCTGAGAGCCGCCGCAGGTTTGTAA
- a CDS encoding TIGR00645 family protein, translating into MEHQPQSPAPLGQPPSWIAQMIFASRWLQLPIYLGLIVVQAVYAYKFIKSLWHLIVNLNQMDANTIMLAVLNLIDVVMIANLLVMVIVGGYEIFVSKLRTEGHPDEPEWLSHVNASVLKVKLSMSIISISSIHLLQTFVNAANLPEKTMMWQLLLHLGFLASALAMAYTDKVLYGTSHKSH; encoded by the coding sequence ATGGAACACCAACCCCAATCCCCCGCCCCGCTGGGCCAACCGCCCTCTTGGATTGCCCAGATGATTTTCGCCAGCCGCTGGCTGCAACTGCCGATTTACCTCGGCCTGATTGTGGTGCAGGCGGTTTATGCCTACAAATTCATCAAATCGCTGTGGCACCTGATTGTGAACCTGAACCAGATGGACGCCAACACCATCATGCTGGCGGTGCTCAACCTGATCGACGTGGTGATGATTGCCAACCTCTTGGTAATGGTGATTGTGGGCGGTTATGAAATTTTCGTGTCGAAACTGCGCACCGAAGGCCACCCCGACGAACCCGAATGGCTCAGCCATGTGAACGCTTCGGTGTTGAAAGTGAAGCTGTCGATGTCGATTATCAGCATTTCCTCCATCCACCTGCTGCAAACCTTTGTGAACGCCGCCAACCTGCCCGAAAAAACCATGATGTGGCAGCTTTTGCTGCACTTGGGCTTTCTGGCCTCGGCGCTGGCGATGGCCTACACCGACAAAGTTCTCTACGGCACCAGCCACAAAAGCCATTAA
- a CDS encoding lysophospholipid acyltransferase family protein — translation MQTLVFLLFRLFAALPLRTLHAIGDALGSLGFYLARKDRERIRRNLQIAGLNADDAAVKAVLRETAKGGLELPVAFFRRPEQVAGLFRAAHGWEHIRQAVENGEGLLLITPHIGSYDIAGRYISEQLPFPLTAMYKPPKIKAFDQVMQAGRVRGKGRTAPTNIQGVKQIIKALRAGEATIVLPDHVPDPHEGGEGVWAGFFGKPAYTMTLAGKLAQVKGVKALFFVGERLPAGQGFVLHIEPLQGELNGDKAHDAQVINSNVEYWIKRFPHQYLFAYNRYKHPAGAPEPPLES, via the coding sequence ATGCAAACTCTGGTTTTTCTGCTGTTCCGCCTGTTTGCCGCACTGCCGCTGCGCACGCTGCACGCCATAGGCGATGCGTTGGGCAGCTTGGGTTTTTATCTTGCCCGCAAAGACCGCGAAAGGATACGCCGCAATTTGCAGATTGCCGGCCTGAATGCAGACGATGCCGCCGTTAAAGCCGTGCTGCGGGAAACGGCCAAAGGCGGGTTGGAGCTGCCGGTGGCTTTTTTCAGGCGGCCTGAGCAGGTGGCGGGGCTGTTCAGGGCCGCACACGGTTGGGAGCATATCCGGCAGGCGGTGGAAAACGGCGAAGGTTTGCTGCTGATCACGCCGCACATCGGCAGCTACGACATTGCGGGGCGTTATATCAGCGAGCAGTTGCCGTTTCCGCTCACCGCCATGTATAAACCGCCGAAAATCAAAGCGTTCGACCAAGTGATGCAGGCCGGCCGCGTGCGCGGCAAAGGGCGCACCGCCCCCACCAATATCCAAGGCGTGAAGCAGATTATCAAAGCCCTGCGCGCGGGCGAGGCCACCATCGTGCTGCCCGACCATGTGCCCGACCCGCACGAAGGCGGCGAAGGCGTATGGGCCGGTTTTTTCGGCAAACCTGCCTACACCATGACGCTGGCGGGCAAACTCGCCCAAGTGAAAGGCGTGAAAGCCTTGTTTTTCGTGGGCGAACGTCTGCCCGCAGGGCAGGGGTTCGTACTGCATATCGAGCCGTTACAGGGCGAACTCAACGGCGATAAGGCTCACGATGCGCAGGTGATCAACAGCAATGTGGAATATTGGATCAAACGCTTTCCCCACCAATACCTGTTTGCCTACAACCGCTACAAACACCCCGCCGGCGCACCGGAACCGCCGCTTGAAAGCTGA
- a CDS encoding CysB family HTH-type transcriptional regulator, translating to MKLQQLRYALEVYRHNLNVSEAAEALFTSQPGISKQIRLLEEELGIQIFIRSGKRVVSVSQPGKAVLELAERILRDVQNIKNIGSEFTEHDSGSLTIATTHTQARYALPAIVAEFVQRYPKVRLSIKQGSPDVLAQMVVNGEADFAIATEALEENGELRKLPCEAWTHAVVVPDDHPLLDCRHPLAIEDLAAFPLVTYEFALNHNNNIARAFQKARLDLPTVALSSADTDVLKTYVRLGLGVGLMAKMAYDVKTDSDLHLIDASHLFEPSHTYIALRPDTYLRGYTYDFINLFAPKLTRTQIDKMLYEPIEEDFSI from the coding sequence ATGAAATTACAGCAATTGCGTTACGCGCTCGAAGTTTACCGCCACAATCTGAATGTATCTGAAGCCGCCGAAGCCCTGTTTACTTCCCAACCGGGCATTTCCAAACAAATCAGGCTGCTGGAAGAAGAGTTGGGAATACAGATATTTATCCGCAGCGGCAAACGCGTGGTCTCGGTTTCGCAACCGGGCAAGGCGGTTTTAGAGCTGGCCGAAAGGATTTTGCGCGATGTGCAGAATATTAAGAATATCGGCAGCGAGTTTACCGAACACGACAGCGGTTCGTTAACCATCGCCACCACCCACACGCAGGCACGTTATGCGCTGCCGGCCATTGTGGCGGAATTTGTGCAGCGCTACCCCAAAGTGCGCCTGAGCATCAAGCAGGGCAGCCCCGACGTGCTGGCGCAAATGGTGGTTAACGGCGAAGCCGACTTTGCAATTGCCACCGAAGCGCTGGAGGAAAACGGCGAGTTGCGCAAACTGCCCTGCGAAGCGTGGACACATGCGGTGGTTGTGCCGGACGACCATCCGCTTTTAGACTGCCGCCATCCGTTGGCAATCGAAGACTTGGCGGCTTTTCCGCTGGTAACTTACGAATTTGCCCTTAACCACAACAATAATATTGCCCGTGCGTTTCAGAAAGCCCGCTTGGATTTGCCTACCGTGGCGTTGTCGTCGGCCGACACCGATGTGTTGAAAACCTATGTAAGGCTGGGCCTGGGCGTGGGTTTGATGGCGAAAATGGCTTACGATGTCAAAACCGACAGTGATCTGCACCTGATCGATGCTTCGCATTTGTTCGAGCCTTCCCACACCTACATCGCACTGCGGCCGGATACCTATCTGCGCGGCTATACTTATGACTTTATTAATCTGTTTGCACCCAAACTCACCCGCACGCAGATTGACAAAATGTTATATGAACCGATTGAGGAAGATTTTTCCATCTAA
- a CDS encoding YhcB family protein, producing the protein MNTLPWEAQLALAAVIGFAAGLLLMWLLMRPKANQHKKERETLMQEFGQYRRKVDEHFVETAAAVDELNRSYQKVIQHLSSGAHTLMGKETLQEQLTKRGNASVTVAYLAAGTAAAADHTPEAAATVTIDAVATAPADVDLDEQTPVSDAPVITPPPLADDSAAPSEAGQAETEGQENAAVAASESAETEPAAANKA; encoded by the coding sequence ATGAATACGCTACCCTGGGAAGCACAACTCGCTTTAGCCGCCGTTATCGGCTTTGCCGCCGGCCTGCTGCTGATGTGGCTGCTGATGCGCCCGAAAGCCAACCAGCATAAAAAAGAGCGCGAAACGCTGATGCAGGAATTCGGCCAATACCGCCGCAAAGTGGACGAGCATTTCGTTGAAACCGCCGCCGCCGTCGACGAACTGAACCGTAGCTATCAGAAAGTTATCCAACACCTGAGCAGCGGCGCGCACACCCTGATGGGCAAAGAAACCTTGCAGGAGCAGCTCACCAAACGCGGCAATGCCTCGGTTACCGTGGCCTATCTGGCTGCCGGCACCGCCGCTGCGGCAGACCATACCCCCGAAGCCGCTGCCACCGTAACCATAGATGCCGTTGCCACCGCGCCGGCTGATGTTGATTTAGACGAACAAACCCCCGTGAGCGACGCGCCCGTGATCACCCCGCCGCCGCTGGCCGACGATTCCGCCGCGCCGTCTGAAGCAGGGCAGGCGGAAACCGAGGGGCAGGAAAATGCGGCGGTTGCGGCATCCGAATCCGCCGAAACCGAACCGGCAGCCGCAAACAAGGCATGA